In the Actinomycetota bacterium genome, CGAGCGCGGCCAATCCGGCGTACTAACCTTGTTCGGGCAACAAGCTGAACGTTGTCGAGGTTTGCGACCGAAGGTATACGAACCCCATCCTCCGGGCCGACCGCCACCTCGGTGCTGATTCCTCTGACGGTGGAGGTAACCGGGGCGCCGATTACTGAGTTCAGCAGCGAGCCCATCGGGTCGCGGGTGAGCACTATGAGGGGACGAATTTTGTCGAGGTCGGCAAGCCAGACCTCTCCCCTTCGAGGCGCGGGCGCCATCAAGCAGGACCGTCGTACAACGCGAGCCAGTCGGTTTCATCGGCCAGATCCGGCGGTTCCGAAGAAGAAGCAAGGAGTGCCTCCTCGGAGGTGGTTGGAAACTGCCGGTAGGCGGCCACGTCGTTTTCAATCAGTTTGCGTCGGATCAGGGTGTCGAGTGCGAGGTCGATGACCCCCGACGTCGTCTTTGCCCCCGACAGGTGGCGTGCTTGCTCGGCCTTTGCGGAATCGAGGGTGATTGTGACCTTACGTTTCGCCATACCTTTCATACTACCTTGTGTAGGGCGCTGCGATTATGGGTTGGA is a window encoding:
- a CDS encoding type II toxin-antitoxin system VapB family antitoxin, which translates into the protein MAKRKVTITLDSAKAEQARHLSGAKTTSGVIDLALDTLIRRKLIENDVAAYRQFPTTSEEALLASSSEPPDLADETDWLALYDGPA